One region of Algihabitans albus genomic DNA includes:
- a CDS encoding c-type cytochrome, with protein MPVPFSYVSRLLGFALCLMAAGLAATPGLAGDAGAGREKAATCRTCHGIDGVARLPNAPHIAGESELYLIAQLRAFRSGERRSEIMAVIAQSLSDDDIADLAAWYSSIEFSVTLPD; from the coding sequence ATGCCTGTCCCGTTTTCTTATGTCTCTCGACTTCTCGGCTTCGCCTTGTGTCTGATGGCCGCCGGCCTTGCGGCCACGCCGGGCCTGGCCGGCGATGCCGGCGCCGGGCGCGAGAAGGCCGCCACCTGCCGGACCTGTCACGGGATCGATGGCGTGGCCCGTCTGCCGAATGCTCCGCACATCGCCGGCGAGAGCGAGCTCTATCTCATTGCTCAGCTTCGAGCCTTCCGCTCCGGAGAGCGCAGAAGCGAGATCATGGCGGTGATCGCGCAGTCACTCAGCGATGACGACATTGCCGACCTGGCCGCTTGGTACTCCAGCATCGAGTTCAGCGTCACTCTGCCCGACTAG
- a CDS encoding PQQ-dependent sugar dehydrogenase — protein sequence MKRLLLCSIVTLAFVATAPASAQSNLERLGQFRTTGVTEFEVVEQGGQNAEAIRRILERINLPSGFKIDLYAVVPDARHIAVGPQGVVTFVGTRKTDVWAVTDRNKDRVADEVKRFAPSLDLMIPNGPCFSRDGFLFIAEQNRVLMYPAAEFFYESPDVVAVPIVPQGELIPVEEESFNHTARVCRIGPDDKLYISLGQPFNVSPAEKMDLYDRTGIGGIIRMDRDGTNREVFSYGVRNSVGMDFNPANGELWFTDNQVDGMGDLIPPGELNRQTEMGQHFGFPWYGGGSTRTNEYKGSEPPADLVFPVVEMDAHAADLGMTFYTGRQFPQMYRGGVFVAQHGSWNRTEPIGARVMFTSVNDDGTVGETKVFADGWLDEETGEYLGRPVDVAQLQDGSILVSDDLVGAIYRISYER from the coding sequence ATGAAACGTTTGCTTCTATGCAGTATAGTGACCCTGGCATTTGTCGCGACCGCACCGGCCTCGGCGCAATCTAATCTGGAAAGACTGGGGCAGTTCAGAACGACCGGTGTGACCGAGTTCGAAGTGGTCGAGCAAGGCGGGCAGAACGCTGAAGCGATCCGCCGGATCCTCGAGCGGATCAATCTTCCCTCGGGCTTCAAGATCGATCTCTATGCCGTCGTTCCCGACGCACGCCACATCGCCGTCGGCCCGCAGGGCGTGGTCACTTTCGTCGGCACGCGCAAGACGGACGTCTGGGCCGTGACCGACCGCAACAAGGACCGGGTCGCCGACGAGGTGAAGCGCTTCGCGCCTTCCTTGGACCTGATGATTCCCAACGGACCCTGTTTTTCGCGGGATGGCTTCCTCTTCATCGCCGAACAGAACCGCGTTCTGATGTATCCGGCCGCCGAGTTCTTCTACGAGAGCCCAGACGTGGTCGCGGTGCCGATCGTGCCGCAAGGCGAATTGATTCCGGTTGAGGAAGAGAGCTTCAATCACACCGCGCGGGTCTGCCGCATCGGCCCGGACGACAAGCTTTACATCTCGCTGGGCCAGCCCTTCAACGTCTCGCCGGCGGAGAAGATGGATCTCTACGACCGAACCGGCATCGGCGGGATCATCCGTATGGACCGCGACGGCACCAACCGAGAGGTCTTCAGCTACGGCGTGCGGAATTCCGTCGGTATGGACTTCAATCCCGCCAACGGAGAGCTCTGGTTCACCGACAACCAGGTCGACGGCATGGGCGACCTGATTCCGCCGGGAGAGTTGAACCGTCAGACCGAGATGGGACAGCACTTCGGCTTCCCCTGGTACGGCGGCGGCAGTACCCGCACAAACGAGTACAAGGGCAGCGAGCCGCCAGCGGATCTGGTCTTTCCGGTCGTTGAAATGGATGCTCATGCCGCCGACCTCGGTATGACCTTCTATACCGGCCGGCAATTTCCTCAGATGTACCGCGGAGGCGTCTTCGTGGCGCAGCACGGCTCATGGAACCGGACCGAGCCGATCGGCGCGCGGGTGATGTTCACCTCCGTGAATGACGACGGGACCGTTGGCGAAACCAAGGTCTTCGCCGATGGCTGGCTCGACGAGGAGACGGGAGAGTATCTCGGCCGCCCGGTCGACGTCGCCCAGCTGCAGGACGGTTCGATCCTCGTCTCCGACGATCTCGTCGGCGCCATCTACCGCATCTCCTACGAGCGGTAG
- a CDS encoding ribbon-helix-helix domain-containing protein translates to MCRIFAGQPQSNYAPERRSVRLGGYCTSIQLEQVFWRILEEIAASEGVSLAKFISVLHDEVIETHGEARNFTSMLRCCCLIYLDRTGADAGLRFAVPSGLAALSAAE, encoded by the coding sequence ATGTGCCGGATCTTTGCCGGACAGCCCCAGTCAAACTACGCACCCGAACGCCGGTCCGTCCGCCTTGGCGGCTACTGCACGAGCATTCAACTCGAGCAGGTCTTTTGGCGGATTCTCGAGGAGATCGCGGCGAGTGAAGGCGTGAGCCTCGCGAAGTTCATCAGCGTGCTGCATGACGAGGTGATCGAAACCCATGGCGAGGCGCGCAACTTTACCTCGATGCTGCGGTGCTGCTGCCTGATCTACCTCGATCGGACAGGGGCTGACGCGGGGCTGCGCTTCGCCGTCCCCAGTGGCTTGGCCGCGCTCTCGGCTGCCGAGTAG
- a CDS encoding GMC family oxidoreductase: MSAPYDLNDDGVVVVVGSGAGGGTLATELALKGIDTVVLEAGGRHEIEDFSNDEWGMFGQVSWLDMRTTSGNWRVARDFPNLPAWIVKAVGGSTVHWAGASLRLQEHEFKDRSVYGEIPGANLLDWPITLADLEPYYDRAEDRMGVTRTHDIPGLPGNNNFKVMKAGADKLGYKQCSTGRMAINSQPRHDRAACQQIGFCFQGCKSGAKWSTLYAEIPKGEATGKLEVRAGAQVLRIEHDAQGKATGVVYADAEGNRHLQEARAVCIAGNSIESPRLLLNSASSLFPDGLANSSGQVGKNYMRHMTGSVYAVFDRPVNMYRGTTMAGIIQDESGHDPSRGFAGGYEMETLSLGLPFMAAFLDPGAWGRSFTSALDGYDRMAGMWLVGEDMPQESNAVTLHPTETDTYGLPVPNVHFDDHPNDLAMRDHAYRQGSAVYEAVGAVRTFPTPPYPSTHNLGTNRMSERPRDGVVDKWGQTHDVANLFVSDGSQFTTGGAENPTLTIVALALRQADHIAGRMQRGEL, translated from the coding sequence ATGTCTGCGCCTTACGATTTGAACGACGACGGTGTCGTCGTGGTTGTCGGCTCCGGAGCCGGCGGAGGAACGCTCGCCACGGAACTGGCTTTGAAGGGGATCGACACCGTCGTGCTGGAGGCCGGCGGACGGCACGAGATCGAGGATTTCTCGAACGACGAATGGGGTATGTTCGGCCAAGTCTCCTGGCTCGACATGCGCACGACATCGGGCAACTGGCGGGTCGCGCGCGACTTCCCGAATCTTCCGGCCTGGATCGTCAAGGCGGTCGGCGGTTCGACGGTCCACTGGGCGGGCGCCTCGCTGCGTCTGCAGGAGCACGAGTTCAAGGATCGCAGCGTCTACGGCGAAATCCCCGGCGCCAATCTGCTCGACTGGCCGATCACCTTGGCGGATCTGGAACCCTACTACGACAGGGCCGAAGACCGCATGGGCGTGACCCGGACCCACGACATTCCGGGATTGCCCGGCAACAACAACTTCAAGGTCATGAAAGCCGGCGCGGACAAGCTCGGGTACAAACAGTGCAGTACCGGCCGGATGGCGATCAATTCGCAGCCGCGCCACGACCGTGCCGCCTGCCAGCAGATCGGCTTTTGCTTCCAGGGCTGCAAGTCGGGCGCCAAGTGGTCGACGCTTTACGCGGAGATCCCGAAGGGTGAGGCCACCGGCAAGCTGGAGGTCCGGGCCGGGGCACAGGTCCTGCGCATCGAGCACGACGCGCAGGGGAAGGCGACCGGCGTCGTCTACGCCGATGCGGAGGGCAACCGGCATCTCCAAGAGGCGCGGGCCGTCTGTATCGCGGGGAACTCCATCGAGTCTCCGCGGCTGTTGCTCAACTCTGCCTCGTCCCTTTTCCCTGACGGCCTCGCGAACTCCTCCGGACAGGTCGGCAAGAACTACATGCGGCATATGACCGGCAGCGTCTACGCGGTCTTCGACCGGCCGGTGAACATGTATCGCGGCACGACCATGGCCGGGATCATCCAGGACGAGTCCGGTCACGATCCTTCGCGCGGTTTCGCCGGTGGTTACGAGATGGAGACTCTGTCGCTGGGTCTGCCCTTCATGGCGGCTTTCCTGGATCCGGGGGCCTGGGGCCGGAGCTTTACATCGGCGTTGGATGGCTACGACCGCATGGCGGGCATGTGGCTGGTTGGCGAGGACATGCCGCAGGAGAGCAACGCCGTCACCCTTCATCCGACGGAGACGGATACCTACGGGCTGCCGGTGCCGAACGTCCACTTCGACGATCATCCGAACGACCTGGCGATGCGCGATCATGCCTACCGGCAGGGCAGCGCGGTCTACGAGGCCGTGGGGGCGGTTCGAACCTTCCCGACACCCCCCTATCCCTCCACCCACAATCTCGGAACCAATCGCATGAGCGAGCGGCCGCGGGACGGCGTGGTCGACAAATGGGGACAGACCCACGACGTCGCGAATCTCTTCGTGTCGGACGGCAGTCAGTTCACCACCGGTGGGGCCGAGAACCCGACCTTGACCATTGTGGCGTTGGCCTTGCGTCAGGCCGACCACATCGCTGGGCGGATGCAAAGAGGCGAACTGTGA
- a CDS encoding Twin-arginine translocation pathway signal, whose product MRVVDRRTQFSRRGFLTAGGAATAGLVALSVSSGVIASPTGAWAVSVTHLKPETMQTLIQMARDIYPHDRLADLYYAAAVSGYDDQAGEESSVKAMIEEGVADLDGLAEASHGRRYAEVGWEAERVALLRRIEQDPLFQTLRSGLVVGLYNNSEVWPKFGYEGASAEQGGYLDRGFDDIDWV is encoded by the coding sequence ATGCGCGTGGTCGATAGACGAACGCAGTTCTCGCGGCGGGGGTTTCTGACCGCGGGCGGTGCGGCGACGGCTGGACTGGTCGCCTTGTCCGTGTCATCCGGCGTGATCGCGAGTCCGACGGGTGCCTGGGCCGTCTCGGTCACCCATCTGAAGCCCGAGACCATGCAAACGCTGATCCAGATGGCGCGCGATATCTATCCGCACGACCGTCTGGCCGATCTCTACTACGCCGCCGCGGTTTCGGGGTACGACGATCAGGCTGGTGAGGAGTCTTCGGTCAAGGCGATGATCGAAGAGGGTGTGGCCGACCTTGACGGCTTGGCCGAAGCCAGCCACGGCCGCCGCTACGCCGAGGTCGGCTGGGAGGCCGAGCGCGTCGCGCTCCTGCGGCGGATCGAACAGGATCCACTGTTTCAGACGCTCCGTTCGGGGCTGGTGGTCGGGCTCTACAACAATTCCGAGGTCTGGCCGAAGTTCGGGTACGAGGGCGCGTCCGCCGAGCAGGGCGGCTACCTCGACCGCGGCTTCGACGACATCGACTGGGTCTAG
- a CDS encoding VOC family protein: MAKVIHTMIRVLDEDRSVNFYGKAFGLEIADRFPFESFTLVYLRNPEADFEVELTVNHAQSKPYSHGDGYGHLAVAVDDLEAEYDRIATLGLEPGDIKEFHREGTLMAKFFFLQDPDGYKIEVLQKHGRYK, encoded by the coding sequence GTGGCGAAAGTCATTCACACCATGATCCGCGTTCTCGACGAAGACCGCTCGGTGAATTTCTACGGCAAGGCTTTCGGCCTCGAGATCGCCGACAGGTTTCCGTTCGAGAGTTTCACCCTGGTCTACCTGCGCAATCCGGAAGCTGATTTCGAGGTCGAGCTGACCGTCAATCACGCTCAGAGCAAACCCTACAGCCACGGCGACGGCTACGGTCATCTGGCCGTAGCGGTGGACGATCTGGAGGCCGAGTACGACCGCATCGCGACGTTGGGCCTCGAGCCCGGCGACATCAAGGAATTCCATCGGGAGGGAACTTTGATGGCTAAGTTCTTTTTCTTGCAAGACCCGGATGGATACAAGATCGAAGTTCTACAAAAACACGGCCGCTATAAATAG